The Brassica oleracea var. oleracea cultivar TO1000 chromosome C7, BOL, whole genome shotgun sequence sequence TAAGATTGCTCTTCTACTCTCAAAACAGGATCATTGTCTGGTCGAAATGTTGCATAGATGGCAAGACGGAAAACTCCCTGTGGATATAACCTGTGTGATTAGGTGTGATCATAGTTCCTTTTAATCAAGCTGAATCCATATGTTATCTGAGCATGTATGTTTATGTGTGTTTACAGCAATCATGAGAGAGCTTCAAACACTCATGTTATGCGGTTTCTTGAGAGGCATGGCATTCCGTATCATTATGTAGCCACAACTAAAGATAATAAACGAGAAGATGAGATTCTGGAATTGGTTAAAGACACTGACTTCTTAGTTCTCGCTAGATACATGCAGGTATATATCAGATTCTTGTTGGTCTTTGCCTAATCTGTTTTTCTTTCCTTAATCAAATGGGGTTAGGAACGGATTGTTAGTGAAACTGAATAACCATATTCATCCTTTAGATGAATTTTACAACTTAGTCTATCCTCTTTCCAACCCGAGAAAGGACTATTGAGGACATTTTCTTCTGGCAGATTCTGTCGGGTAAGTTCTTGAAAGGTTATGGAAATGATGTAATCAACATTCACCATGGTCTCTTACCATCGTTCAAGGGCGGATATCCAGCCAAACAGGTCTTTCGGTTTTCTCATGGCTTTCTACCTTGTCTCTTTGTTATGTGTCTCTTAGTATTCTAGATTCTTTGTGCAGGCCTTTGATGCAGGTGTGAAGCTGATTGGAGCAACAAGTCACTTTGTTACTGAGGAACTTGATGCAGGGCCTATCATTGAACAAATGGTAACTTTGTCTACCAACTATTTGATTAGTACCTTCTAAAAGATATTATGTCAGTGCTCTTAGGCATCTTCTCAAATAATCTAATCTGAATTCTCATTTTCATAGGTTGAGAATGTTTCCCACCGGGACAATCTAAGGAGCTTTGTCCAGAAATCTGAGGACCTCGAGAAAAAATGCCTCACAAAAGCTATAAAGTCATACTGCGAGCTACGGGTGTTACCTTATGGAACAAACAAGACTGTTGTATTCTAATAGAACAAGCAAAGACTTTTTGTTGTATGAATAACTCAAAAGAAGGTTATAACAATTCTCTTGAAGATTTCTGATTCACTTGCAGTTACTGTGAACAAGTTATTTACAGGATTCTCTATCGCATACGATCACTGAGGCTCAAAGATTCGAGACAGCATTTGTCAGCCTCGAGACAAGTTACTTGGCGGAGAGTAGACTGAATCCCAGCAACCCATCTCTGCTTCTGAATCTTACTCTTGCACTTGAACTCCAAAAGACCCTGTCCAGTTTTAAGACCAAAGTAGACATCTTCTGAGTTTTCATTATCTTTACTGTAAGGCCATGCAGATATCTCGTCGCAGACTCCATAAACAACGCCTTCAAAAGGAAACAAGAAAGCTTCAGACTCCCATGTTCTTTCAAGTAATTTCCCTAACTCTTGGAAGAAAAAAATAGAGAATGCTTACATTTGATCTTCTTGGAGAATGTCCCTCCAATGTGTTTGCTTTTGAGTTTGATCATTACCTGAGAAATTCATAGAGCTCTATTGTTAAGCTTCTAGTATACAATATGAAACAATATAATTTGTGTCTCTAACTCAAGTACCTGAGACTTGTTGTTGATATAGACACAAACTCGCTTAAGTCGATGTCCTCCTGCTGACAAAGTTTAGTATAAGCATCTTAACTAGTGGAACCAGTCTTGACTAATAGAAGAATAGGATTTACCGTTTTGTGCACATTGTACCAAATCACCCTCTAAAGGAAGATTTGGTTCATCCAATCTAAACTGACAATTTGCAGTCCAGTTAGAGTCAGAGAAGCTCCTCTCACAAGGTGTGATCGTCGCGTTCTTCCTTGCTTCCTTCGGCTGCCTCACCTTCAAAGCCGCTTCTCCTCTCAAAGCTGGTTCAGTTCTCAACAAAAATCAGACCAAACACCCATCTTGCTAACCCAACCAAAGTATACAACACTCACCAGTTGCAGCTGCGGCTGTGAGAGTGGTGAGATCACTAGGTTTGTGGATATCAATTGAAGACCTAACCGCAGCAGCAACACATTCACGATCAGCACCTGCTCGCTCAGCCATCTCAATGCAATGCGAAGCTAGTAGCTCCGTAGCTGAGGCTAGAGCCAGCGTCATCATGGAGCCTGACCCTTGACTGCAGCTTCCCTCGGATGTCACAGACGCTAACCCAGCTGCCAGAGCTGCGATGGACACACCTGAGTGGACACGGGCTCTCTCCACACGCGCTTTGTCTTTCCTCTTCGGATTCCTCATGGTGTTTGGGTTGGTGTGTTGCTTTTGGTGAAACCACTTTGATAACTTCCCTGATTTGCCTTTGCCACTTGAGTTCATGATCTTCCCTGCCTGCATTTCCAACAAATCGTCAAAACCAGAACTCAAAACCGGTCAAACGGTCTTAGATCATACCATGAGTGGGTTTGCCGCAGAATCTTGGAAGAAGACATTAGGACTGTAATGGGAAACAGTAGACAGACTCTGATGTTGTCTCTGTTTGTGAGCTAGAGCTTTGGAGATTTCAGAAGCAGATAGACTCCATGATCTGGACAGAAACTTCATTGACTCGCTTGGTGTCTGAGGTTGAGGAATCCGAGAGAAAACCTCTTCAGCTCTCACAGTTACCACTCCTAACTCTTCCTCCAGATTCTCTGATCCAAATAGCGATGAAGAACTCTCATTCCAATCTGAATAGGACCTTCCTTCCATGTTCTCCTCAAATTTGCAAAACAAAAAAAAACAAAATGATTGTAGAAGTTTTAGAGATAATGTTCAAACTCAGTCAGAAAATACTATGTACATCAATGAAGCTCCATGTTACTTATATAGGTGATGAGAAAGAGAGGTGTAGACATAGGGTTCACAGAACCAAGTATTTGTGCTTTGAACGCAGTCCATAGATTCAGGGAATGTCCCATCAAATGGGCACAAAATGTAGATTAGAGAATGTAAATGAAATAATTAAGACAGCGAGTAGGATAACATGGAGACATGTGCATTGTTTTAAGAGCCGTAAGCTGCTCTTTGTGTCGTGTCTTTTTGGGTCCAAAGAAGATTTGACCGGACAACTTTTAACAGAGTTCGTGACTGTACCGACCAGTTTCTTTCTGCTATATAATTGTCATCACACGGAACCGTACACACTTTTCGCTTTTACTATAAAGATACTCCCCCCACGAGTTCAATCGTGTTATAGATGGTTCGAATATCCATCGACTGTTGTGTATTTTTTGTTATATATATATATTATAAGCCTTTAAATATCTATGGATAAATCAGGTAACAAAAAGAATCAGTAGTCCACTGCATGGTTCTGAAAAAACAATGTGTATTTCGAAATTAAAATGATGTTGAATGGTATAGATATGTTAAAACAGTATTGCTATTCAACCAACAAGAAGTTGGTCTAGAGATGTTTCTCTAGAAAAGAAGTTGGTCTACCGATTAAAACTATAAAGGAAATTTGGTCTGTATAACGTCAAAATAAACCATAATTCACTGGATACCCAAAAACCCTAGTTTTTCAATACACCTATTGCCTTTTATGTATTAATTCTATTTTTCTCTTCACGCCAACCGGCGAAACCTGCAAAAAAGAAAATATAAAAAATTCTTAATTATCAACTGTCACAATTACTCGTGGCTAAATTAGAATCACACCATCTCTTCTTTTATCTTCATGTGATAACTTTTGGGAAACTGAAAGGATTCCGTCGCCGGTTTGCTCACTCTCTTCGAACCCATAGAACCCATCGCTTTCATCTACACTATCGCCACCGTTGGACTTATCTTCTTTTGAAGTCCGGTAAAAAGGGAAAAGCCGAGCCGACTCAGAAATCGATTGCGAACAAGCGTCGTTACAGTCCAAGCGGCGAGAAGGAGCAGCCAAGCGTATTCTCCTTTACAGAGGCGAATCGACTGAGAGCGGTGTCAACACTGTAAGTTCTTGGTTTTATGTCTTCCATTCTATGCTTGCTCTGCTCGTTTCCCTTATTTAGGATATCATAGTTCTATCTGTCTCTAAGTTGTTAAATCTGACTCATCGGTTCAGTTGCATGTTAGATCTGGTAGCCATAGTTCCCTGAATTAATTGAGGGTTTTACTTCTCTGTTTTGTTGGAATCATATGTTTACTGCAAATTTTGGGGTAAATTTGTGTTTGTAATCGAAAGGAACAAATGATGGTAGAACTATACTTGTGCTACTATGCTATGTTGCATGGAATAGCGTAATAACTAAGTGTGAAATGTAATATCTTATTTTATAGTTGTGCAACTGTACCATTCCGTGTAATATGTGGGAATGAAGTTCCATACTAGCATATGTTGCATTTCCATTCCATTTCATTGAGTTGAATTTCCATTCTATTTCATTTAATTCCATACTATTTCGGACGGACAATGCTATGTTCCATAAAACTTATTATCTTTGGCTCTGTTTCACTATTACTTTGTTCATCGCATATTCTCTTTTTTAATCATACACCACTGACCTGCAATTTTGCATTTTACTTCTTTTTCCAGGTTTGTCATGGATGAGTTGGACCTTCGTAGGGGTGGGATATGGTTGGTGTCCTAAACAACTTTTGTAATATGGAATATAATATGTCGGCTATTCCGTATAGAATGGATGTCTTCATTTTTTTTATACTAAACATATGGAATATGAGAAAATTATAAAATAACTCAAATATGTGGTATGTGTACTTCTACGTCTTCATAAGCTTATTTGTAAATGTCACCCTTAACAATTACTGATCTATATTGTATTGTTTACACTTTAAAGTATATTATTACAATTATCGATCTATATTGTGTATTTTAACGGTATATAAATTTATGTACTATTTTCAGAGTTGCATATTTGGGTGTACGGTTTTAAAATGTGTGTATGGTTTACAAATCAGAAGTTAGGGTTTAGTATTCCCAATTATATTGTATACTATTTATTTTGTTGCATTCTATTTGGGGTTAGTGTTTACATTTGGGTGTACAGGTTATAATTATTGGGTTTAATGTTTAGTTATCAGGGTTTAGGGTGTTATGATAAGGATTTAGGGTTTAGTATATTTGGGTTGGGGTGGTGTGAAATTTTGGTTTATTTCTTAGGGATTGGGATGGGGTTGGTGTCTTAAACAACTTTTGTAATATGGAATAGAATATGTCGGCTATTCCGTATAGAATGGCTTTATTCATTTTTATACTATACAGATGGACTGGAATACTGTTTTTTCAGTTTAGTTTATGTTGGTTTCGGATTGGCTGGGTAAGCAGTACATACTTCGATGTCAGCATAGAAGTTCAAAAATGTTACCATTAAAATGATTTACTGTAAAAAATGTAAACTGTAAAAATATTTCCCCTCAGTTCTTGTTAATTTTTTTTTTGTTTTTAGTTATGTGGTTCTCGTTACGACACACAACGCAAGACATCACATCACATACTATCATTTGTAACTGGTTACCTGTTAAGGTAAGGGCCAAAACTGGATAGTTTGTGTATGAAATGTCTGACACTGAATAACGTCAAAATCAAAGGTTACTTACTTAATTTGTTCTTGATTTATGGCTAGTACGCAAATTAAGCCAACTATAAATGACTAAATGGGAATTTTAGAATTCACGTGTTAAAGTCATATTAGGAGTGATATGTTCTCCAAGTGATGGTGAAATTACATGATGAAAACTTTGGATTAGGAGATGTAGGTAGGGGTATCAATTCAGGCTGGCCTGACCCGGCCCCGACCCGTTAAACCTGTAAATATTTGAGCCCAGTCTGGCCCGGTCCAAAAATATTTTGGGCCTAGAATTCAAAGTCCATGCCAGTCCTTATAGGACTATAAGATTTTTCGGGCTTTTTGAGCTTTTCGAAAAATAATTTGTCATTTTCACTTTCATCATTTTAATACATGTGAATTTTCATTAAAAAAATACAGTTTCATTTTTTTTTAAAAGTATAAACTGAATTTGAACTTTTCTTCTTTATCAAAAATGTTTTACTATTTCGTATGCTTTAAAAAAATATTATAAACAAATCAAATTTAATAAAATTTAAATAATCAAATATAAATTATAACTAAATATTAAAGAACAAAATTTATGATAAACATGATCAAACGTTTTAGACTTTGTATTTTGAAATAAAAACATGTTATACATTAAAAAAAGAAGGTACATTTGCAAAATTTTAAAATGTAACACTTATAATGATATATCAATACTAATAATGGTTTTGATTGCAAGAACGATAACATTTATGATAAAATATAAAATTCCGGGTTTTCGGGCCGACCCTAGTACAAACGGGTTTAGACCCAAAATACTCAAATCACAAATGGGCTTAGCCCGAAAGACCCAATTTTTCTTGGGCTAATAAAACTAAACTCAAACCCGGTAATTTATAGGGTTGTGCGGACTCAGACTGCGGGCTTCGGTCCTAATTGACATGTCTAGATGTAGGTGGTAATCTAATGATAATCTTTTGGGGCGCAACATCTACTTTTGTTGGTTATGAGTTTATTCTTGTTGAAAATTTAAATTATCATAATTGGACCGGTTTGGATTTAAGGTTCGTGGAAAACATGGTGGTCAACTGTAACGGATTATCTGTTACATCTCTTTGTATTAGTCAGAAAATATTCTAAACTTGGGTCCAATAGTATGATACGTTCTCAGGGTAGTCCACTATGTAGACTAAATGTGTATTTCGCGAAAAAGGTATATATATAAAGAAACTAGGGGGGGTGTCTGCGCTTCACGCGTAATATTGTTTTATTATTGCTAAGAGCATGATTTTTTTTGGATAATGTAATTATGTTATCGTTTTTATTTGTTAAGATCATTATTTGATGTTTTTAGTTTGTTATGTAGTAGGTGATAAGTTAATATATTTTGCATTATTTTTTTTGAATAATGTGTTGTTGTGTGTATAGTACTTGTTAGAATGTTAGTAGTCAAATGAGCCTCTAACGTAAACTAATATTGAATTTCAATAACTTTGCATCTACGCATTTGTTGATTCTAAGATTAACGGTTTGTTGATTCTAATATTAACGGTTTCATCGTCAAAATTGTATTATATTTTTTTCATATTTTTGAAAATTATAATTTTTAAGATGTTTTTTGCCCTCTCCCCATATTTTAAACTTGAGCCCTCACCGTCTATGTATTTCGTTACATTTCTGGTGTGCGGTGCTTCTCACCATCACCTGAAAAAAACTCACACTTTTATCTTGTTCTTCTTGCCTTCTTCACCTATGAGATTATATGGTATTTGTTGCAGATCGGGTTTATGAGTTTTCAGTTGTTCGGTTGCAGATCGGGTTTATGAGTTTTCAGTTGTTCGGTTGCTTCTCACGACATTGTAGGCTGTTCTAGTCAATATTGATTGCTCATCTTCTTCCTTAGATTTCAGCTGATGTTAGGAACTGCTTCTCTTGGTTGGGTCAGAGTTTATTCGTCTTTGATTTTGTATTCTCCGTCGTTGGCTTACCGTCAATAGTCTCTGCTCGTTTTGGTTTCAAGATCTAGTTTTGGTGTTCTGACTTCTATGCTCTCTTTCATAGCTCGAGGACGGCTCCATAGTTTTCTGATTTCGCTCCATCTCCCTTTCCCTCTCTATTCTTGCATCTCTTTGCAGCTTTCATCGCATCCTGGTGGCTCTCCCTTTCACCATGTTTGCCACTCGAGATTTGGATAANNNNNNNNNNNNNNNNNNNNNNNNNNNNNNNNNNNNNNNNNNNNNNNNNNNNNNNNNNNNNNNNNNNNNNNNNNNNNNNNNNNNNNNNNNNNTCTCAAGTTGTTTCTTTTCTTTCCATGTTTTCCTTGGTATAGGTGTGCAGAGTTAGTATCTTGGAGCTTTGGTCCCTTTATCGAGAGCTTTGTGGTTTTTCAGTTGCATGCCGTCTTGTATGTTCTTGTTTAGTTTGTGAGGTGTTTTTTACTTTTTAGCTACTGGTTGTGATTCCGGTGTTTTAGNNNNNNNNNNNNNNNNNNNNNNNNNNNNNNNNNNNNNNNGTTCTCCCTTTGGCCCGCTTTCTTAGTTTATGTGTTGGTTGTCTAGTTTCTTATTCTTAATTTGATTATCTTATGATACTAATAGTGAAATAAATATAATTTGTAAATGAAATAATAAAAATTAGTAAAAATAATAAAATGATGAAAAATCTTGCTATTTTTAGATGTGAATAAATTAAATATTTAAATATATTTATATTATTTTATTTATTTCTTGAATTTTAGAGACCAATAAGTGTGATAAGGATTAGATAATACACAATTAGAAATTGATGGAGAAAATTGCAAGAATTTAAAAGAAAAAGAATTTAAATACAAAAAAAACATGAGGACACATGTCAACAAACCCCCTTCCACATGTTATAAGAAGGAAAAAAACCAACTTTATATATATATAGATTTAAGGATCCATAATTTTGATTATTTTTTAAAAAAATTGCCATTCACGAAACTATCAGATTTTCACAAGACAGTGGAATAATATACAATTTCTTATTATTAACAAGAGATGACTCTTTTCTCTACGTACAATCTTAAAAGAAAAGGGACATCAAACATACGCAAGCAAACACACACAACCATCAAACCAACCATCAAACCAACCAACAAGCAATCACAAACCCGGTTAATTAAACTCGGATCTCGCGGGTTTCAACAGCTTCGTAAGGAGAACCGATGAACACGTCTCCGTAGATGAGTCCAGCAAGTGCACCACCAACGAGTGGACCCACCCAGTATATCCAGATTTGTGACAAGTCTCCACTGACAATAGCTGGTCCGAACGACCTTGCTGGGTTCATGGAGCCACCGCTAAATGGACCAGCAGCGAGGATGTTGGCACCAACGATGAAACCAATAGCGATTGGTGCGATGGTTCCGAGCGATCCTTTCTTTGGATCAGCAGCTGTGGCGTAAACGGTGTAGACCAAAGCAAAGGTCACGATGATCTCCATCACGATAGCTTCGACCGCTCCTAAACCGGCTCCAACTCCATGGGTAGGTACGCTCTGTAGCAAACCGGAATAACAAAATAAACTCTTTTAAACCATGTTCATGTAATATAATATTTTTAGTGTAATATAATTTTTGTCAGATATGCTTAATAACTTAAAACAAGTTTTAGTGTATGTATGACTGTATAAGACTCTAAATAAATCATTCTACTAGCTTAACATATTGGGGATGATTGGAATGAGCTGTAGCTTTATATTTTTGCTTTAGAAATAAATCTGTAGATTTTTTTTGCTGTGGCTGTAGATAATTTTGCTGTAGAATATTAGCTGTAGGTTTAAAAAGATTCAAAGACTTACATATAAATTTTCTAAAGCAAAAAATAAGTGCTCTAGATTTATGGCTTTCCACAGCTAAAAATAAATAAAAAGAAAAGAAAAATCTGTATCTTCAAAAAATCTTTACAAAGCATGATTGGTAAAATTTTGGGCTGTAGAAATAATTTAAGCTGTAGAAAGATTTTACAGCACTTCTAAAGCACTTGCCAATCAACCCCATTCTCTCCTTTTTTTTTATTTGGGCTTTGGAGCTGTGCACACAAATTAAAAATATTTAATTTTATATATTTTTTTTTTGATAAAAAGTCAAATAACATAAAACAATAAATTTTACATTGAAAATTTAAAATGTCATGTAATTTAAAATAATTTTTTTTTAAAACATCGTCTATTAAAAACTGAGGGAATATATTTCTTCTTAAAAATATTTGTATTCGTGAAATCACTGATAACCAAACCACCTAGTTACTAATAAACCTAAAATGGTCCAAGCCTAAGCTAACATGAAAAAAACATGTTAAATAATCTTAAAGTGGTTGTTCAAAAAAAAAAAAAAAAATCTTAAAGTGATGCAAACCAAAGTGAAATTAAAAACAAGAATAACTAGTTCTACGTTACTATTACGTACCTCGCCGTTGGTAACGAAGACAAGGAGAAGGCATGCAACGGTGGAGCCAAGACACTGAGCAACCCAGTACAAGAAACCTGTGATCAGTGTGATGTTTCCTCCAACAGCAAGACCAAGAGTCACAGCTGGGTTTAAGTGGCCACCGGAGATGTTAGCTGCTACCGAAACTCCGACGAACAAAGCGAAGGCGTGAGCCACCGCAATGGCCACAAGACCAGCTGGATCCAAGGCTGCATCAGAGGTTATCTTGCCAAAAGCAATAGCAGAGCCAACACCAGCGAATACAAAGATAAGAGTTGCGATGAACTCAGACAAGTAAGCCTTTAGAGATGCAACACTGAATGAGTCACCCAAACTTCCAACTGCGATCTTCACCATTTTTAGAAAACTCGAAGACTTTTGCTTTTGGTTTGTTTTTGGTGTTAGTTTTTTTCTTCTTCTGTTCTTGAGGCTTTGCATGGCTCTAGTTTATATAGTGAAGAGCATGAGCCAATGATGGGCACATATGACGTGGTGGAGCATTATTGGATGCCGCCCAAACCGACTCTTATTTGATTAATCGAAGGTTAGGAAATATTTAACATGATTAGTGACAACTATAATGGGGTTTAATATAATGTGAGGATAAGAATCTTCTGTTGGCATTTCGATATTCCGCTGTTTAAATAAACGTTGTGTCACACCAATAATGATGGATGATCTTATTATACTAACTATTTGTCATTTTAAAGTTCGTATTGGATTAGATAAGTTGGAAGATGCTAATATATATATTTGTAGGGATTATGATTTATAAAGTCAATTAATCTAATACGTTTGATGTTTTATTTTGGAGTTGGTAGACTTGGTCAGTTTATATTTTTCAAAAAAAAAAAACGAAAGTCGAGTTTTAACTAGGTGCGATTATGACTTTTATTCTATTATGACTTTTATTCTATTATACTCAACATTAGAGAGAATACTTATCCGTTTGAGGGTGAATTGGGATCAGAACTGACTATCTGTAATGATATTTATCCATCTCTGCTAGTAGTTTTTAGGAAGTCATAGGTTCGAATAGATGTGAAAGTACTTGGATATTTTTTCACAATTCAATTGAAAAAATATTCAATACTTTAGTTGAAATAGAAAGGTGATTAATCAACAGTTATTTAATGAAAAGGTTTATGGAGAGATAACATTAATTAGGTATCGCAGGGAAATGGAAATGTACCTTTCTAGTGTGAGTAGTTTGGCTGACACGTATTGTTGCTCTCACAATTGCCAAGTCATATAACTTTGGATGACGTAACTTTTCATTACATGGGCCTAAGCCCATTGAAATTCTTTAATGGATTCTCTCAATGTATTTCTCAAACCCAACAGAAACAGCGATATTTATTTTCCGGCTTCTCTCTATCCCTCCGGCGTCTCCCTAAAACCCTATCTGTAGAAGAAAACGACGACGGTCGAATCTCGCTTCTCCGGCTTCATCCATTTCTCACAATGGCTTCCGCTTGCTGCAATAGATTCATGAACAGATCCTCCGTCTCGTCTCTCAGATCCGCCATCAGATCTGCGCTTCACAAATCTCCAGTTGGCACCGGAACTCCGCCGAGTGCTTCCTCCGCCGGGTTTCGGATTCCGTCTAAACCGGCTGCTTCTCCCCGATTCTCCTTCTCCAGGTATGCTCATAACCAATCAACACACTCTGTTACAAATTTGCTTCAGTTTCTTCATTTCTTTGACTTTTAGTGCTTCGTGAGTCTTCTTCGTTTTAGGGTTTCGTTTGATGAATTGTGTGTAGGTGTCCATCTGAGCTTGGTTGTGTTCAGTCGCTGTTGCCGCTTCACAGCACGGTGGCGGCTGCTAGGCTGACGTCGTGCCTTAGCGTAACATCCAGAAGCAGCCGAGCTCTCTCTCAGGGTACTCTCTGCTGCACCTCTCCCGACCTCTAATACATTAGATTGCTGTGAGGAAAGGTTAATACTTGCTTGATTGCATGTATGAAGTGTTTCATGCTCTGTGATTACTTTATGACTCTGTTTATTTCTTGCTTGAGGGGATAGTTGCTTCTTGTAGTGTTGGTAGATTAATGTTTTACTCTTAACGAGGAGGAAAATTGACCCTAATAAATAAGCTGAGTGAATCAGTTTCTAGAGTAGCAATAGAGTTTTGTGCCGTTGTGTCTGTCTAATTATGAGTACTTGATTCATGCAGGCACATAATTTCATCGTTACCATGTGGGATCGAACCTTGCATCTTTATCAAGTACGAGCCTTTTTTTTTTGAGTTATAGTTATCCAAATAAAGTATTGGAGAACAAGAATTAGTAGAAAAAAACGCCCCGTAAAGACTTAATTTTGAAGGGGGTAGCTTATTGAACCCAATGTTAAGCCGTGCCAGACTGTCATTGTGTTTCTTGATGTTTTTCTTTTGATATGAATGTCAGTCTAAGAAAACTAGTCCATGATCCATGTATAAAGAGTGGCAACTATACTCTAGTAATCTGTAAAAGTGCTTTTTGTTCCAGATGGAATCGATGACACGTGAGACGTATTTGCAGTTGTTTTTAAAGGTGGGCTCTGTCAACAAATGCTAATTTAGATTTAGGAATCTGTTTAGATGAGATTGCTTGACTAGTTTGTTGTTTCACTTGATTCACAAGATGTTGTGTTAAAGACTCTTACTATATAGAACATATAAGCGGAAAGCATCCGTCTTTTCCTTCTTCTTTACCAAAGACCAGTTTTTTGTCTCTGTCCTAATCGTTCTTTCTCTTCCTGTGTACTACTCTAGAGATGGGCCTTTCAGTCCCAAGGTGACCACCTGCTACATTCATGAAGATTATTACTCTCAGAGCCTCAGAGGAGACGAGAAGTTTTTTTTTTTGCGACACCAAACTCTTGTTCATGAAGAAAACTGTGTAATACTATTTCGGGCTCTTTACACAATTCATATCTCAGATTCTATCCATGTTTGACATTGTGTTTACCTTAACCAAAAACTCAAAACTTGAAAAGATACTAAAGTTGTATAGCAACATTTTGCTCTTGAATCCAGCTTGAGCCAACTTCTTTAATCTTTCATAATCTTCCTAATGTGACTAACTTCTCTCCATCTCTCATGGTAAGCATAGAAATTCGACATCACTATATATCCGTACTCATCTTCATCAACTCCCCCTAACACAACCATCTTAGCAGCAACGGCTTTTGCAGCTCTAAGATCCTTCCCAGCACTACAAGCACCAAGCAACGCCCTCCAAGCCACACCATCAAACCCAAAACCGAATTCTTGAATTACCATTTTCGCCTGCCAGATCTCTCCTCTCTGCGCCATAGCTCTGATAAGAGAACAGCAATGCTCTACACTTGGTCTGATTCCATACTCGTTAATCATCATCTCAAGGTACCCAAGCGTGAGCTCCAATGGAACGTCACAATGAGAACACACAGCTAAGAGATTCAAGAATGTGATTCGATCAGGTTTCAAGAATCTTTCTTGTTTCAGTCGGCTGAAGAGCTTGATTGCCTCGGTTGAATCGTCAGTACGAGCATAACCAGAGATCATTGCGTTCCAGGCAATCAAATTCTTTCTAGGCATGGTCCAAAACATCAGCTCAGCTTGCTTTAACATTCCGCATTTAGAATACATATCTATCAGAGCACTGGCGACAACAACCCGAGAGTCTAGGCCAAGCTTGAGAGCACAAGAATGGATGAGACTTCCCCATG is a genomic window containing:
- the LOC106301714 gene encoding formyltetrahydrofolate deformylase 1, mitochondrial isoform X1, whose amino-acid sequence is MMMMMMRRISERAATGFSKNLILRSSASRFHGESLDSSVSPVLIPGVHVFHCQDAVGIVAKLSDCIAAKGGNILGYDVFVPENNNVFYSRSEFIFDPVKWPRQQMSEDFQAIAQRYGAMNSVVRVPSIDPKYKIALLLSKQDHCLVEMLHRWQDGKLPVDITCVISNHERASNTHVMRFLERHGIPYHYVATTKDNKREDEILELVKDTDFLVLARYMQILSGKFLKGYGNDVINIHHGLLPSFKGGYPAKQAFDAGVKLIGATSHFVTEELDAGPIIEQMVENVSHRDNLRSFVQKSEDLEKKCLTKAIKSYCELRVLPYGTNKTVVF
- the LOC106301714 gene encoding formyltetrahydrofolate deformylase 1, mitochondrial isoform X2, whose amino-acid sequence is MMMMMMRRISERAATGFSKNLILRSSASRFHGESLDSSVSPVLIPGVHVFHCQDAVGIVAKLSDCIAAKGGNILGYDVFVPENNNVFYSRSEFIFDPVKWPRQQMSEDFQAIAQRYGAMNSVVRVPSIDPNNHERASNTHVMRFLERHGIPYHYVATTKDNKREDEILELVKDTDFLVLARYMQILSGKFLKGYGNDVINIHHGLLPSFKGGYPAKQAFDAGVKLIGATSHFVTEELDAGPIIEQMVENVSHRDNLRSFVQKSEDLEKKCLTKAIKSYCELRVLPYGTNKTVVF
- the LOC106301715 gene encoding VAN3-binding protein is translated as MEGRSYSDWNESSSSLFGSENLEEELGVVTVRAEEVFSRIPQPQTPSESMKFLSRSWSLSASEISKALAHKQRQHQSLSTVSHYSPNVFFQDSAANPLMAGKIMNSSGKGKSGKLSKWFHQKQHTNPNTMRNPKRKDKARVERARVHSGVSIAALAAGLASVTSEGSCSQGSGSMMTLALASATELLASHCIEMAERAGADRECVAAAVRSSIDIHKPSDLTTLTAAAATALRGEAALKVRQPKEARKNATITPCERSFSDSNWTANCQFRLDEPNLPLEGDLVQCAQNGGHRLKRVCVYINNKSQVMIKLKSKHIGGTFSKKIKCVVYGVCDEISAWPYSKDNENSEDVYFGLKTGQGLLEFKCKSKIQKQRWVAGIQSTLRQVTCLEADKCCLESLSLSDRMR
- the LOC106304391 gene encoding aquaporin TIP2-3; the encoded protein is MVKIAVGSLGDSFSVASLKAYLSEFIATLIFVFAGVGSAIAFGKITSDAALDPAGLVAIAVAHAFALFVGVSVAANISGGHLNPAVTLGLAVGGNITLITGFLYWVAQCLGSTVACLLLVFVTNGESVPTHGVGAGLGAVEAIVMEIIVTFALVYTVYATAADPKKGSLGTIAPIAIGFIVGANILAAGPFSGGSMNPARSFGPAIVSGDLSQIWIYWVGPLVGGALAGLIYGDVFIGSPYEAVETREIRV
- the LOC106303960 gene encoding uncharacterized protein LOC106303960 isoform X2; translation: MASACCNRFMNRSSVSSLRSAIRSALHKSPVGTGTPPSASSAGFRIPSKPAASPRFSFSRCPSELGCVQSLLPLHSTVAAARLTSCLSVTSRSSRALSQDGIDDT
- the LOC106303960 gene encoding uncharacterized protein LOC106303960 isoform X3, giving the protein MASACCNRFMNRSSVSSLRSAIRSALHKSPVGTGTPPSASSAGFRIPSKPAASPRFSFSRCPSELGCVQSLLPLHSTVAAARLTSCLSVTSRSSRALSQGT
- the LOC106303960 gene encoding uncharacterized protein LOC106303960 isoform X1, which gives rise to MASACCNRFMNRSSVSSLRSAIRSALHKSPVGTGTPPSASSAGFRIPSKPAASPRFSFSRCPSELGCVQSLLPLHSTVAAARLTSCLSVTSRSSRALSQEMGLSVPR